A portion of the Cervus elaphus chromosome X, mCerEla1.1, whole genome shotgun sequence genome contains these proteins:
- the LOC122689840 gene encoding melanoma-associated antigen 8-like, with protein sequence MKSQGAQSVDEHMLHFLTSGSQRNWGPGKGGVASGTPGTRKRRQRSEACVLSSESRGGPSSIRSQGIVFVVEMSELSKPEEDFQDPGEAQGPVEVPLLEAEVGEAASHLASYALGSSSANVEALPQESLDRMMANLLKFLLLKYRAKELTSQAEMLSKVLRDNQEHFPMVFSEVSKCLQLVFGVDVKEVDPAEHTYILVPTLGLTCDEMLSDGEGLPKAGFLVLVLSVIMRCGDPAPKEAVWEALSRMVVYVGREHCVFGEPRELLTQVWVQEGYLRYQQVPDSHPARYEFLWSPRAYVETSKWQVMAFMLRVNERPLRAFPFKSGKDEREEE encoded by the exons ATGAAGTCTCAGGGAGCACAGAGTGTGGATGagcacatgctgcatttcctgacatctgggtctcagagaaactggggacctgggaaagggggtgtagcctcag GAACTCCAGGAACCAGGAAGCGAAGGCAGAGAtctgaagcctgtgtcctgagTTCAGAGAGCAGAGGAGGTCCAAGCAgtatcaggagtcaag GCATTGTGTTCGTGGTTGAGATGAGTGAGCTCAGCAAACCCGAGGAAGACTTTCAGGAcccaggcgaggcccagggccctgTCGAGGTGCCACtcttggaggctgaggtgggggaggcTGCATCCCACTTGGCCTCCTATGCCCTAGGATCCTCCTCCGCTAatgtggaggccttgccccaaGAAAGTCTGGATAGAATGATGGCTAACCTGCTGAAGTTCTTGCTCCTCAAGTATCgagccaaggagctgacctcccaggcggaaatgctgagtaaggtcctcagggataaccaggagcacttcCCGATGGTCTTCAGTGAAGTTTCAAAgtgcctgcagctggtctttggCGTGGATGTGAAGGAGGTGGACCCAGCAGAGCACACCTACATCTtggtccccaccctgggcctcacctgtgATGAGATGCTGAGCGATGGGGAGGGCTTGCCCAAGGCCGGCTTCTTGGTGCTGGTCCTTAGCGTAATCATGCGGTGTGGAGACCCGGCCCCTAAGGAGGCGGTCTGGGAAGCACTCAGCAGGATGGTGGTGTATGTTGGGAGGGAGCACTGTGTCTTTGGGGAGcccagggagctgctgacccaagtgtgggtgcaGGAGGGATACTTGaggtaccagcaggtgcctgacagccaccctgcccgctatgagttcctgtggagtccccgggcctatgtggagaccagcaagtggcaagtcatggcATTTATGCTCAGGGTCAATGAAAGGCCTTTGAGGGCCTTCCCATTTAAGTCTGGAAAGGATGAGAGGGAAgaggaatag